ACGGAAGAAGAAGCCACTATTCTCAATTAAATAAAGTTGAGATAGTGGCTTTTTTATGTAGAAATAAAACAAAGTATGGAGGTTTGAATTATGGAGAAAATGCGAATGGAGTCCATGGATATAGTGGCTAAAAACGTGGAAAAGATAGAAAAATTATTTCCTGATTGCATTACAGAAGCTAGAGATGAAAATGGTAAATTACAGAAAGTTGTAGATAGAGATAAGTTGCTGCAAAATTTTTCACATAAGATAATCGGGGGGGGGTACAGCGGAACGTTATGAGTTTACTTGGGTAGGTAAAAAAGATGCTAAAGTAGAAGCTAATAGACCTATTCGTAAAACTTTGCGTCCATGTATTGAAGAAAGTAAAGACTGGGATAATACAGAAAACCTCTATATTGAAGGCGATAATTTAGATGTACTTAAATTATTGCAAAATAGTTACTTCAATAAAGTGAAAATGATATATATAGACCCACCATATAATACCGGTAATGACTTTATTTATAAGGATAATTTTTTCCAGACAACAGATGAATATGAGGAAGCTAAAGGTACTTTTAATGAAAATAATGAACGGTTATTTAAAAATACAGATACTAATGGTAGATTTCATTCTGATTGGTGTTCAATGATTTATCCTAGGTTAATATTAGCTAAAAATTTATTGGCTGATGATGGTTTGATTTTTATTTCAATTGATGATAGTGAGCAAGAAAATTTAAAGAAAATTTGTGATGAAATTTTTGGTGAAAATAATTTTATCTGTAATTTTGTTTGGAAATCTAAATTAGGAAAAGTGGGAACTGGTACTAAAATAGCTACTTTACATGAATATATAATATGTTATGCTAAAAAAATAAATTTAACTAAAATAAAAATGATAGAGAATAAATCTCAAGGAAGAAAAGAAAATTTAAGACAATGGGGTGTTGCTGATAGAAAAGAAGACAGACCATCAATGTTTTATCCTATAAATATAGAAGGTAAAGAGATATTTCCAATAAAAGAAGATAGAACAGAAGGAAGATGGAGAGTAGGTGAAGATACTGCTAAAAAGTTATTAAAAGAGGGTTATTTAGAGTTAGTAAATAAAAATGGGAAATATAATATATACAGAATATTTCCAGATAGTATATCATATATTCCCTTTGGTAGTTTGATATTGGATAATGTAGGAACAACAGCTAATGGAGCTAAAATATTAAAAGCTTTGAATATGAGTAGTAGTTTTAGTTTTTCAAAACCAGTTGATTTAATAAAATATTTTATAAATTTATTGATAAAAAGTAGCGGAATAATTATAGATTTTTTTAGTGGTTCAGCAACAACTGCTCATGCTGTTATGCAGTTAAATGCAGAAGATGGCGGTAAACGTAAGTTTATTATGGTACAGTTGCCAGAGAAAACAGATGAAAAGAGTGAGGCTTTTAAGGCGGGTTATAAAAATATTTGTGAAATCGGCAAAGAACGTATTCGCCGTGCTGGTGAAAAAATAAAAGAAGAAGCAGGGCTTAATGGGCAAGATTT
The window above is part of the Megamonas hypermegale genome. Proteins encoded here:
- a CDS encoding site-specific DNA-methyltransferase, with product MRPCIEESKDWDNTENLYIEGDNLDVLKLLQNSYFNKVKMIYIDPPYNTGNDFIYKDNFFQTTDEYEEAKGTFNENNERLFKNTDTNGRFHSDWCSMIYPRLILAKNLLADDGLIFISIDDSEQENLKKICDEIFGENNFICNFVWKSKLGKVGTGTKIATLHEYIICYAKKINLTKIKMIENKSQGRKENLRQWGVADRKEDRPSMFYPINIEGKEIFPIKEDRTEGRWRVGEDTAKKLLKEGYLELVNKNGKYNIYRIFPDSISYIPFGSLILDNVGTTANGAKILKALNMSSSFSFSKPVDLIKYFINLLIKSSGIIIDFFSGSATTAHAVMQLNAEDGGKRKFIMVQLPEKTDEKSEAFKAGYKNICEIGKERIRRAGEKIKEEAGLNGQDLDIGFRVLKLDDSNMKDVYYSIDEYDQQMLSNLEENIKKDRTDLDLLFGCLLDWGVELDKPYITKDINGHKVHIYNDGDLVACFEKDLDMETIDEIAKLQALRVVFRDSCFIDTPSKINVAERFKMIAPDTEIKVI